Genomic DNA from Solanum pennellii chromosome 3, SPENNV200:
aatttaaatattatttcaaattaaaataagataaattaattaaaacagaAAGAATAGTAATTAAGATAAAACTAtctctatatatttttaaatttaaatattatttcaaattaaaataagataaattaattaaattagaaagaATAGTAATTTAGATAAAACTATCTCTATATTAGACTTTTTTCATATCCAAAAGTTATAAATTGACTTATACTAGAGATGGACATTCGATTATTTAAATTTCCATTAGAAAAcgaatttagatttttttaaaagaaaaattgatttgattccatacttttgaaaatgatttttctatGCAAATGGGAAATAAAAGGAAGATCAAATTATCAAAGTataaagacattaaaaaaaaaattaaaaacgtTTAGTAGCAGTCAGCAAGGCAAAGTataaagacattaaaaaaaaaaacttaaaaacgTTTAGTAGCAGTCAGCAAGGCAGCACTGGCAAATatgtaaaataaacaaaaaatgtcATTTGTGTGTAGTTTGATACAAAAAATTGCCCTTTTGATTGgttatattttattaagtaacatattttttaatttaatacaaaattcTCTCTAAGCATGCTCCAACTACTTTTATCActgattataaatatttattatgaaaattatgattaacatgattgaaaaaaatatgacaaataataaatagtagtagtaatattttaaataaaaataaaacaaagatagGACTCTTGAttcattattatctttattcaCCGTAAATCTCTCCCCTCTATTTTTGCCTTAAACCGGCGCCACCAGTTCCCCACCCATCCATCAACGTGATGTATACGTTCTGATACATCACGTAAAGTAGGTTTTTGTGCTAATATTTCAGTTTTGACACTGTGTTGATGATGAACTCTTCCTCATATCTCAAACAGTAGAAGATATTCCAGAAAAATTCAGTAGATCTAACGTTGCAATTACCGGATATCTTCTTCATTCGATATTTTCTTACCTTAGTTTTCATGACTTACTTAATATCAGCCTTGTTTCGAAAAATTGGCATCGTAACATTCCATCTTACTTGGCTTTCCGGTTTAATACATCCCTTTATCATGAACAAAATCCTATATATTATACCAGCGATTTCCGAGAATCAGTCCTTTCTTTTCTCTATGATTTTAAAAATGAGTTGTTCAATGCTGAAAAAAGAGTATTGtgcattatatttttcaatgacATGAATATCCGCGATACAATGAAATTGCTGGACGAAAACGATTTCCATGAAGTATATTTGAGAATTGAGATTAGATATGTTCAACATTGTTATTACTGTTTGCCTTGTATTTTTCAGTCGAAATGTCTTGCTATTCTTTCATTTAACTGATTGTGAACTTAATAAGGATGTATATTAATAagttggaaaaattacataaattaatacattttaaaaaataattactgattttagcgatactttttgtttattaccatttatagcaatgttttgttaaatctgtaatatgtattaaaagtgaattatgtatgcaatatatatgaattataattgtttttttgaaatatatcatgtttgtttggtaaaaaattgtcacattgtattataagtgtattaaaatgtgtgataaatgtattattcatcaataaaatttgtattatatgtgaataataaattattttttgtaatatgtattaaacttgtattataaatgaattaaaagtgatcaagtgaaataaaaatattattgctataaatggtaaatatttttttaatatagtatatttatgtaagtttcccttaaAATCTCCATTTCGTTTCACGGAGTTGTGAAAGTAAAAATATTGCTTTTAACATGGATATTCATGCTTGTAAAATGTTACGGGAATTTCACTTGGATTGTTGGAAATTCCCCATGGCCTTGATCCTGaaaaattttgttcaaattttcCCCATCTTGAAACTTTGTTACTCGAGCCTTGTCAAACAGAGAAGCCTATCAAAATTTTGAGTTCATCACTAAGAAAATGGACCTTATCTTCCCACAGGTATATGAATGTGATATAGTTGCGTCTCCTAATTTAACAACTTTCCAATATAAGGGTACAACATTTCAACTATATTTAGCACCTCCAAGTGATACTTCAAAGATTTTAGAGAGCAGCATATTGTATTGGTTCCTAAAGTTCATGAGATCATGAATAAAGCTTGGTTCCTCAAATTGAGAAGttaatcttaagaaatttagcACCTAAAATACAACATTAGTCATACGCATTCGTGAAGAGGTACATTaacatatacattaataattttagagtatattatatgtatgtatattaatGAATCATCTTGTTACTATGTATGAAGACAAGATCACGTGGAAATCCTAGGAGCAAGCCGCTAAATCATATCAAACACTTAATGGTTGACATGAACAAGCCCAAATATCAACAGGAATATTTGATGAGATATATTATTGATAACTTACTTCCCAACACATTGACTCTATCAATACATAATAGTTTTTCTCCAACTGCACTTGTAAGCTTTCAGTTTCTTACTTGTCTTTTCGTAAAAGAATGATACATCAatctttttatttgaaaataatttaatcttgAACAGGAAGTAATCAAGAAGTTATATGGTAGAGGGGATCGCACTTGTTGCTCAAGTACTCGTGACAAGTGTTGGCGCCATTTCTTAAAGCATTTTGAggttaaagaagaagaagaagaaaaaatagggCAGTCCGTCACATTAAGCTCACACCCTTCCCATCCGTTGAAGGTTAAAACAGTTGGTAACGGAAAGAAGGACTTGACAAAACTCATTTTCATATTGATTTGGCAATTCAACAGTTAGTTCAGGCCACTGctttttagtttcttttacTGGACGAAGTTTGGTCCACACTTAGCACGGCTCGAGAGCTGTAATGATTATATTCATATGATCTTTTTGATTGCCCTCTTCTCTTCAATTAGTAGTAATAGtactaatatatatgtatgtgacAACTTATCTTGAAAAACTTACTGGAGGTTCCGTGTAACTTACTAGTGGGTGACAATGGGAAGAACTTCACAAGCCTGCTGAGACCCAGTCCATGTAAGGTAACAATGTCAATCAAGATACTAACTGGACTGGAGATGGCATCTTCTGCATTGCATCCTTTGTTCCCTGAAACACCAAATAAGTTCTTAAAAAGCTCTGTTAATCTCACAAGACGGGAACTATTTATAACCTCTGGTAGAACTATCATCACACTATTCTTAATCCAAATTCCTTCTCCTGTGACAGTAATAAAAGTTAAGAAGATCAAAAGAACGTGTAATACAATCATTACTAGTACAACTATTAGCACCAGCAGGAGGCACAAAATATCTTATCAACAATGTGCTTAAAAGGCAGAAGCAAAGAATTATTTTGCTATAAGTTGAAGGCCGAGGCAAAgcataattctttttttctcatCTGGTAAGTCAAATGATGCCATCCTACTTATATTAAACAAGCAATATAAAAGTAGTGTCTGGGTCAACTTTCGCGCCCTTCCACTAATTCCACGGGATACTTCCCACCTCCTACCAGCAACATGTACCAGGTAACTATGTCCAGCAAGGCGATGGGAAGGATCTTTTGTCTTCGCTGGGATTTGAACATGAGACCTCATGGATCAACAGTATGCATCCTAGCTTATCCAAGAATTTTAACAAGAGAATATAAGCCACATGCTAGTCAGTTTTGAAAGTCCGAAGTAAATTAGATTAGAGTGGATGTAAATGCATGAAGGAATATATTACTGCAAATATTTGTTTAACAAACAGAAATGAGTCCATATAATGGAGGACTGTTGAAAGAGGCTCCACAAAACTAAACAAACAATTTCTACCCTTAGCTGTTTCTAAGTGGAAGAATAAGGGAGGAAGAAAAAAGGAGAGGGGGGGAGGTGGATGGGATTGTTCCTGCCTTATTCCACCAGAATTGCAGCCCAATCCCAACTTCTGAATTCCAAATAGTAACCAATACTGGCCATTTCTACACCAGTTTGCTCACTTGAAGCAACACAATCAGACAAAAGCCTCCAATACTACTTGCATATATGAGAACTGACACATTTATACGGTGACCATAGAGGCAAGGAATTGTCACCAGTGCCTCCAAAGCCGAACAAGATGCATAAGATTTATCATCTTACCTTCTATCAATCTCTGCACAAACATTGGCCTGTCACAACATAATGCTATAGCAGATCTTTATGCAAAAAGACATATGTTTCCATATTAGAACAATGCCACCAGTATTGAGAGGGGGGAAATAGTACCAGTATTTTATGCCAAAGTAAATTAAATACCATCATAGATTAAGAAAAAACTATTTCCAACAAAAATCCTTAAGCATATTCATGACCTTAGAAGGCTAGAAAGGTTCAACCACAACTTAGTTTTTAACAATTAACAACAAGAGCTAGCACATAAGAAGCTGAGctacaacaaaaaatattaaagcaGTAAAGCTCAGGCAATTACTAATTAAAGGCAAATCGGTTTCAGTTCGTCGAGGTAGTAGCAGGTGGACTTCTCAATCTTTGTAGATGATCGATCCACTGATCCTCCGGAACTTGGCTGGTCCAATCAGGAGCCACTCCACCAAAAGAAATCCTACGCATGGCTTCCATTACTCTCCTTGCATTCTCCGTCGTCAATGGAGTGTTGCGACGGCTCTCATCCTCTCTGAATGCTCTCCGTACAGCAGTATCAGACGCCGCTCTTATCCTCTCCTCCTCTTCTTCAACCTCACTCTTATATTCACCATCCTCGTCACTTAGATCCAGTGATGATATCCCGTTTTCTACACAATTCACATAGCCATTAGGGAGGCGATGAAAGTTACTAGATTCGTCGCACTCTTCATCATCCGAGCTCTGAACATGATTTGGAATCTGATCGGAGATGTGCACATCGTCGTCATCAGCGGTGGAAGAGATTGGCTCGTAATATTCCGGCGAATCATCGGGGTTCGAGTCGGAATCACTTCCGGCGGCGTTCTCTACAAAATAAAAGCACATCGGGAATGGATTGATTGAGATACATAACCCGTAGGGGCGAAGAAGGGGAATTTAACATTTACTAACCTTGAATGAAATCCGGTGTGGAATTCAACTGAGCGTTCATTTTCTTTGGAGAAGTTACAGAACTGATTGAGGTAATAAAATGGAGTGAATATTCTATGGAAATGATATTTTATCAGATTATAACTATGTCTTTATTATGacaaatatgttaatatactttATTCTatgtaaaaaatgataaatatggtCCTTTAGCGGACGGGAGTGTTTTATTTGGTCCTCCATGTATATTCCCTTGTATCATAACGTGGATTAATCGAAACCCAATACAAATAATGGGAAAAATGCATACCTTTGTTTCTCAACAAATTACAAACGTGATTGACACCTAACTTCTTCGCAATTGAATTAGTAATTGTTACACTGGCAACAAGTCTCTTTAAAAAAGCATCATTTGCATAACAGAACACAAAGATATTGACAAACAATGTGAAAGAAAAGCCACTCTCAGCAATGTAGAGTTGCTACAGATCTCTAATTGCACAAAACCAAATACATTActtcaaaatacaatataatgaATAGAGGATCATCATTATCACATTCTTCCTCATTGTACATTATAACAGGCACAAATGATGAAGGGTACAGAGCTCTAGCCCAATCTATAAGTCTAATAACATGACTATAATATTTTATGACTAATATTCATCATTGCTATAGGAATAAAATAACATTAGCTGAAGAAAATGGGGTAAGAAACCCAACAATATACAAAAAGAATTAATGATAATGGCAACAACTTCACAAGCCTGCTGAGACCAGTCCATGTAAGGTAACAATACCAATCAAGACATTATCTTGATCAATAACTGGCAAGAACTGGACTGGAGATGGTGGAGATTCCATCTTCTGCATTGCGTCAGCTGCCATAGCATCTGGGCCAATTGTCCTTGGTTTCCTGAAACACCAAGTAAGTGTATAGAAATGTTTTAATCTCGGAGGGTAACTATTCATAACATCTGGAGTAAGTGTCATTAGATTACTCTTCATCCAACAAAAACTATgttaatgtgtgagtgtgtataCATTGCCATCTTACTTTTTCGATATAGACCCATATCAAAGTTGTGCATCACATGCTTAGCATCATCATGTGATAGTGAGAGATAGAAGGAAACAGAATCAATCATATACCAACATAATTCTCAGTGAAAAGATGAGTGCAGACGAAAGGGAACATATAATATCAGAGGAAGAACGTATAATGATATCATTACTACTGCAACTATTAACACCGTCAGGGGCCAGAAGATATCTTATCAAAAATGTGCTTTAGAGGCAAAAGAGCAACGAATTACTTTTTTATAAGCTACATAAAAGGCAGAAGCAAAGAATAATTCTTTGCTTAACATCAGGTAAGTCAAAAGATGTCATCCTACTTGGATTGAACGAGGAAGAAGAAAGTGAtctcacaaaattcaaattctaaCTGGGAGGGAACTTGAATATTGACATCCTAGGAAATATCCAATGACTTATGCAATGTTTAAACAGTAATTTACGAGGATCAACAGTCTGTATCCTGCCTTATGCAAGAGTTTTAACAAGAGAATACAAACCAGGGCCTGATACATGCTAGTGAGGCTTGAAAGACACAACTAAATTAGATGATCTGttttataaatcaaactaaatatttgtgtaacaaaaataaattagtcCATATGATGGTTAAAAGAGGCTCTATAAAACCAAAACACCAATTTCTACGCTCAACTGTTTCTGTGTTGGTGGTGGAGGGGATCGGGCACTGTGACTTAGGTTCAGCAGTAAGGCAGAACAAATGTGAGGGATATGGGCATATGTCACAAGCAGCAAGCTTCAATCACACTTTGAGACAAGCCTGGTATTTAAAAAGAGAGGGTCAAGAGGCAGGCCCTTTATCTGTTTGCGGGGTATTGACGAAGAA
This window encodes:
- the LOC107015015 gene encoding uncharacterized protein LOC107015015, with protein sequence MNAQLNSTPDFIQENAAGSDSDSNPDDSPEYYEPISSTADDDDVHISDQIPNHVQSSDDEECDESSNFHRLPNGYVNCVENGISSLDLSDEDGEYKSEVEEEEERIRAASDTAVRRAFREDESRRNTPLTTENARRVMEAMRRISFGGVAPDWTSQVPEDQWIDHLQRLRSPPATTSTN